The Sinorhizobium fredii genome contains the following window.
GGCGGCAAGCGCCCGGATATCATCGTCTGGCCGGAAACCTCGATCCCCTTCATCCTGACGGACAATCCCGACGCGCTGACCCGGATCGCGGAGGTTCTCCAGGAGGGGCAAATCCTCGTGGCGGGCGCCGTGCGGGCCGAGGATGCGGGGGCGGGCCTGCCGCCGCGCTACTACAATTCGATCTACGTGATCGACGACCGCGGCCAGATCGTCGGCGCGGCGGACAAGGTGCATCTCGTTCCATTCGGCGAGTATCTGCCGTTCGAGGACGTCCTCAATTCCTGGGGCTTGAGTTCGATTGCCGCGAATATGCCTGGTGGCTTCTCGGCGGCGCCGAACCGTTCGGTCCTGACGCTGCCCGGCGGCAGGACATTCTATCCGCTGATCTGTTACGAGGCGATCTTTGCCGACGAAATCGACGGCAATGCGCAGCTCTCCGACGCTCTCCTGAACGTCACCAATGACGCCTGGTTCGGCGACACGCCCGGCCCGCGCCAGCATCTCCATCAGGCTCGGCTGCGCACAATCGAGACCGGCACGCCAATGATCCGAGCCGCCAACACCGGTATATCAGCAATTGTTGATGCACGTGGTGTTTTAGTGGTAGGATTGGGATACAATTACAAGGGAGTGACGGACACAATTCTGCCGGGCAAGATGCCCACCATGACCGACAGCACGATGCGTGGCAGGATCTTCTGGTTCACGGCGGCGTTTCTATTGTTGGTTGCGGTAATCTCGCGCAGGGGTTTTAACTTTTGGACGAATTGACCTAAAACCCCTAAAATTGCATAGTGGATTTCACCATCAACCCATGCCTGCCACTGGAGCCCTGCTTTCGCTGGCAGGCTGTTCATCAATTGCTGCGTCAATGATGGGTTGTGGCCTATCGAAACAGCGTGTTCAGGAACGCGACTATGGTTGAAAACAAGAAGAAGCCGAACCCGATCGACATTCATGTCGGTAGCAGGATTCGCCTTCGCCGGACGATGCTTGGCATGAGCCAGGAGAAGCTCGGCGAGAGTCTGGGGATCACATTCCAGCAAATCCAAAAATACGAAAAGGGAACGAACCGCGTCGGTGCGAGCCGGCTGCAGAACATCTCCTCCATCCTCAACGTCCCGGTCTCGTTCTTTTTCGAGGATGCTCCGGGCGAGGGCGGCGCCGGATCAGGCATGGCGGAAGCGCCGAGCTCCAATTATGTGGTGGACTTCCTCTCCTCTTCCGAAGGCCTGCAGCTCAACCGGGCATTCGTGAAGATTTCCGATCCGAAGGTCCGCCGCAAGCTGGTGGATCTGGTGAAGGCACTGGCGGCCGAAGCCGAGAGCGAATAGCAGAACTTTCCGACCTTACGAAAAAGCGGCCCAGGGCCGCTTTTTTCGTAGGTGCCGGGGGCTCCTGAGACTGTTTTTGTCGGTCGGCGCGGCTTGGAGAAATGCCGTTCCAATCGTCGTCGCGATATCGATATAAAGATATATTTATGTCCTTGTGCGCTTGTTTTTCGGTGGCAAAACCACTAACAGTGAACATGCTTCTTTCATTGAGGGGACTTCCCGTATGCGCGCAAATTACCTGTTCACCAGCGAATCCGTTGCCGAAGGTCATCCGGACAAAGTGTGCGACCGCATCTCCGACGAGATCGTCGACCTGGTCTACCGCGAAGCGGCGAAATGCGGAGTCGACCCGTGGACCGTGCGCATTGCTTGCGAAACGCTGGCGACCACCAACCGCGTCGTCATCGCCGGTGAAGTACGCCTGCCGCCGAGCCTTCTGAAAAAGGACAAGAACGGCAACGACGTCATCAACCCCTCGAAGTTCAAGGCGGCCGCCCGCAAGGCGATCCGCGACATCGGCTACGAGCAGGACGGCTTCCACTGGAAGACGGCGAAGATTGACGTGCTGCTGCACTTCCAGTCGGCGCACATCGCCCAGGGCGTTGACAATGCCGCCGACAAGCAGGGCGAAGAGGGGGCCGGCGACCAGGGGATCATGTTCGGCTATGCATGCCGCGAGACCGCCGAGCTCATGCCGGCGCCCATCTACTATTCGCACCGCATCCTCAATCTGCTCGCCGCCGCCCGCAAGAAGGGCGAGGGCGACGTTGCCAAGCTTGGCCCGGACGCCAAGAGCCAGGTGACGGTACGCTATGTCGACGGCAAGCCGAGCGAAGTCACCTCCATCGTCCTGTCGACCCAGCACCTCGACGACAGCTGGGATTCCGCCAAGGTCCGCAAGGTCGTGGAGCCCTATATCCGCGAGGCCCTCGACGACCTGAAGATCGCCGACGACTGCACCTGGTACATCAACCCGACCGGCAAGTTCGTCATCGGCGGACCGGACGGCGACGCGGGTCTCACCGGCCGCAAGATCATCGTCGACACCTATGGCGGCGCCGCACCGCATGGCGGCGGTGCCTTCTCCGGCAAGGACACGACCAAGGTCGACCGCTCGGCCGCCTATGCCGCCCGCTATCTCGCGAAGAACGTCGTGGCGGCCAACCTCGCGGAACGTTGCACGATCCAGCTTTCCTATGCGATCGGCGTCGCCCAGCCGCTGTCGATCTATGTCGACCTGCACGGTACTGGCAAGGTTTCGGAAGACCAGGTCGAGAAGGCCATCCGCAAGACGATGGACCTTTCGCCGACCGGCATCCGCCGCCACCTCGACCTCAACAAGCCGATCTATGCCAAGACCTCCGCCTATGGCCACTTCGGCCGCAAGGCTGGCCGCGACGGCTCCTTCTCCT
Protein-coding sequences here:
- a CDS encoding helix-turn-helix domain-containing protein, with the protein product MVENKKKPNPIDIHVGSRIRLRRTMLGMSQEKLGESLGITFQQIQKYEKGTNRVGASRLQNISSILNVPVSFFFEDAPGEGGAGSGMAEAPSSNYVVDFLSSSEGLQLNRAFVKISDPKVRRKLVDLVKALAAEAESE
- the metK gene encoding methionine adenosyltransferase, coding for MRANYLFTSESVAEGHPDKVCDRISDEIVDLVYREAAKCGVDPWTVRIACETLATTNRVVIAGEVRLPPSLLKKDKNGNDVINPSKFKAAARKAIRDIGYEQDGFHWKTAKIDVLLHFQSAHIAQGVDNAADKQGEEGAGDQGIMFGYACRETAELMPAPIYYSHRILNLLAAARKKGEGDVAKLGPDAKSQVTVRYVDGKPSEVTSIVLSTQHLDDSWDSAKVRKVVEPYIREALDDLKIADDCTWYINPTGKFVIGGPDGDAGLTGRKIIVDTYGGAAPHGGGAFSGKDTTKVDRSAAYAARYLAKNVVAANLAERCTIQLSYAIGVAQPLSIYVDLHGTGKVSEDQVEKAIRKTMDLSPTGIRRHLDLNKPIYAKTSAYGHFGRKAGRDGSFSWEKLDLVKPLKEAISLDSAPISSRAA